The DNA window ACCAGAACCACTACCGCCACCTCCGCCAGACATTACCGTATAAATAAGGTAAATCACAACGATAATCACAATGATAGTAGTAAACGAAAAACCTTCATCCGATGAAGCAGGCTCATTCGGTTCCACTAACTCTCCGTCCCAGCCATATTCTGTGGCAACTTCATTGTATAACACCTGGTATGTGGAAAGAACCGCATCATCGAAAGATCCTTGGTCCAAATACGGACGCGTATAGTCATCAAGAATTCGACCAATTTTTCCATCAGGCAATGCACCTTCTAAACCGTATCCAACTGTAATTGCTATATCACGATTCCCTTCTTTTGTAGGATCCGTTTCAATAACAAAAAGAACACCATTATTCTTTTCCGCGTCCCCAATACCAAATTCTCGAATGACATCTACACTAAATTGATTCACATCTTGCCCATTCAAGGAGTTAATAATCATTACGACAATTTCTGCTCCCGTAGCATTATCTAACTGGAGACCTAGCTCCTCTATTTGTTTTTTAGTTGACTGTGATAAATACCCTTCATAATCTTGTACATAAGACTCACCTGGAATAGGCATTGGTATATCAGATACAGCAACAGTCATTAATGGAAGAGAAAGAAATAAAAGTAGCGCAACTATAAGCATTCGCGCAACCTTCATCATTACTCTCCATCTCCTTCAAAATCAACTTTTGGAGCTTCTTTTGCAGCTGCATCTGCTTTAAAATATTCTTTTTCATCAAACCCGAAAATGGATGCAACAATACTGCCTGGTAATCGTTTTACTTTTTTATTGTAATCAGAAACAATGTTATTATAATCTTGTCTAGCGACCGTTAATCTATTTTCAGTACCTGCTAGCTCATCCATTAATTGTCGGAAGCTTGCATCCGCCTTTAAATCTGGATAGTTCTCTACAACCACTAATAATCGACTTAAAGCACCAGTTAATTCATCATTTGCTACTGCTTGTTCTTCCGGTGTACTTGCTCCCGCTAGTCTAGAACGAGCATCTGCTATATTGCCCAGCACTTCTTCTTCATGGGATGCAAATCCTTTTACGGTGTTAACTAAGTTCGGAATCAAGTCCAATCTGCGCTGTAATTGGTTTTCTACTTGTGCATATGCATTATTCACATTTTCTTCCCCATCTACAAAACCGTTATAGCTCGGTATTAATATAACAGCAAAAATTGCAATAATAACCACGATTATAACAATCGGCCCTAATAACTTTTTCATCTTATTCACCCCTGATTAAGTATAGTATGCATGTTCCTTTAATTGTAAAATGTAAAACCTACTAAGGTATACGAAAAAGTTATTAATCGGTTTCATATGAATACGATTAATAAACAAGTTGAGCTTTCCTAAATTCCAACATTAGATGTTTTCTAATGGGTTAAACAAGATAAACAAAAAAACACATAGGAATATGAATACAGCCATCTCTCTACGTGTTTTACATTTGAAATACTATTATTTCCACAATCCTAAAATTAATCCCATTATCATAAAAGTAACTACATGATATCCAGCATTAATCAAAAACAATTTCAATGATTTTCTTTCAAACAAATATGTTATTCCCATCGTTGTTGCGACCCAAAAGAGCCCGGCCATGAAGCCTGCTGTTGCACCCATCATCGCGTTTCTTTCTGGCCCTAAGAATAGAGCAAGCACAAAGGAAATGATTAAGGAAAATATAAATGAACCTCCAAAGATCTTCGCCATATTAGCATTCTTTAATTTTTCTTCATCAAAACCGTTTTCCTTCATCCAAGCCTTTGCAAATAAAACTGAATACCATAGACCTCCAATAACGAAAGCGGATAATCCTGCTGCTATAACTGCA is part of the Psychrobacillus sp. FSL H8-0483 genome and encodes:
- a CDS encoding TPM domain-containing protein — its product is MMKVARMLIVALLLFLSLPLMTVAVSDIPMPIPGESYVQDYEGYLSQSTKKQIEELGLQLDNATGAEIVVMIINSLNGQDVNQFSVDVIREFGIGDAEKNNGVLFVIETDPTKEGNRDIAITVGYGLEGALPDGKIGRILDDYTRPYLDQGSFDDAVLSTYQVLYNEVATEYGWDGELVEPNEPASSDEGFSFTTIIVIIVVIYLIYTVMSGGGGGSGSGRGRRSSTRMFGPGSFGGGFGGFGGGGGKGSGGGFGGFGGGSSGGGGAGRKW
- a CDS encoding LemA family protein, with the protein product MKKLLGPIVIIVVIIAIFAVILIPSYNGFVDGEENVNNAYAQVENQLQRRLDLIPNLVNTVKGFASHEEEVLGNIADARSRLAGASTPEEQAVANDELTGALSRLLVVVENYPDLKADASFRQLMDELAGTENRLTVARQDYNNIVSDYNKKVKRLPGSIVASIFGFDEKEYFKADAAAKEAPKVDFEGDGE
- a CDS encoding DUF1761 domain-containing protein; the protein is MDFQQSFETINFFAVIAAGLSAFVIGGLWYSVLFAKAWMKENGFDEEKLKNANMAKIFGGSFIFSLIISFVLALFLGPERNAMMGATAGFMAGLFWVATTMGITYLFERKSLKLFLINAGYHVVTFMIMGLILGLWK